The proteins below are encoded in one region of Patescibacteria group bacterium:
- a CDS encoding glycosyltransferase family 4 protein → MKICMLTDAWLPVWGGGQEHVKQVAKILKEKYEYQVDIIAPTLINPKFKFSNFFHRVWFAFWVLRFLFTSDYDIYHSHNFSTSAFLPIVKLRDKKTAVTVHGLGKKMVGGGLLDSLGIGRLWLWLVLRVWPFDYRFSAGNLDGYLTVSNGINIKEFDAVKAKKDPAKFRIFWIGRKYDPVKGVRFLEEAVKKIDNPKVELDLADGIYGREKIQRFKQADLFVLPSLSEGLPIVLLEAMASKLPIVATDVGDCKKLIETAKCGLIVAPGNAVQLADAIRVIIKDKKNYGENGYEFVKKNYSWDKVAAVYYSSYSHAYSKLQPQ, encoded by the coding sequence ATGAAAATTTGCATGCTGACCGATGCCTGGCTGCCGGTTTGGGGCGGCGGTCAGGAACATGTTAAGCAGGTTGCAAAAATCCTGAAAGAAAAATATGAGTATCAGGTTGATATTATCGCCCCGACGCTTATTAATCCAAAGTTTAAGTTTTCTAATTTTTTCCACCGGGTCTGGTTCGCCTTTTGGGTTTTAAGATTCTTATTTACCTCTGACTACGATATTTATCATAGCCATAATTTTTCCACAAGTGCCTTTCTGCCGATTGTAAAATTGCGGGACAAAAAAACAGCGGTTACTGTCCACGGACTGGGGAAAAAAATGGTTGGCGGAGGACTACTGGACAGTCTGGGAATTGGCCGATTGTGGTTATGGCTGGTCCTTCGGGTTTGGCCGTTTGATTATCGTTTTTCTGCTGGCAACCTGGATGGTTATTTGACTGTGAGCAATGGGATTAATATCAAAGAATTCGATGCTGTCAAAGCAAAGAAGGACCCGGCTAAGTTCAGGATATTTTGGATCGGGCGGAAATACGATCCGGTAAAAGGAGTCAGATTTCTGGAGGAAGCCGTTAAAAAGATTGATAATCCCAAAGTTGAGCTGGATCTGGCCGACGGGATTTACGGCCGGGAGAAGATACAACGCTTCAAACAGGCGGATCTTTTTGTCTTGCCGTCACTGTCTGAAGGACTGCCAATAGTTCTTCTGGAAGCTATGGCCAGCAAGCTGCCCATAGTGGCCACTGATGTCGGGGATTGTAAAAAATTGATTGAGACAGCAAAATGTGGATTAATAGTGGCGCCCGGGAATGCCGTCCAGTTGGCGGACGCTATTCGGGTTATAATTAAGGATAAGAAGAATTATGGTGAAAACGGTTACGAATTTGTTAAGAAAAACTATTCCTGGGATAAGGTCGCCGCTGTTTATTATTCTTCTTACAGCCACGCTTATTCTAAGCTACAACCTCAATAA
- a CDS encoding FkbM family methyltransferase, translating into MTLTTIRNLFRFHLFSLSADNLTRIKLLIIFVWSPIRQKLGIFPDTQFKLSFQKFGTQFVLTVRDNIDTVAIEDIFINETYKVSLNQNNPVILDLGSHIGTSVIYFKLLYPKSKIFCFEPNPDNYLILKRNIASFDGVKAYNFALSDVNQTNKLYISDGSMSSSLFQRYPKQMSIDVQCRSLDSIVKELGIRKIDLVKFDIEGEEYKVFRSFKNKHGTDYLIGEVHPDLMKASLRRFLSLFPGYKQKIVPLNGVRSLVRLTC; encoded by the coding sequence ATGACACTAACTACAATTAGAAATTTATTCAGGTTTCACCTTTTTTCCTTGTCCGCAGATAATTTAACAAGAATAAAATTGCTAATTATCTTTGTCTGGTCCCCGATAAGGCAAAAACTGGGGATATTTCCCGATACTCAATTTAAGCTATCATTTCAAAAGTTTGGAACTCAGTTCGTGTTAACGGTCCGGGACAATATTGATACGGTAGCCATAGAAGACATTTTTATCAATGAGACTTATAAAGTAAGCCTAAATCAGAATAATCCCGTTATTCTGGACCTGGGTTCTCATATCGGCACATCAGTTATATACTTTAAACTACTTTACCCGAAATCAAAAATATTCTGTTTCGAGCCGAACCCCGATAACTACTTAATCCTTAAGAGAAATATTGCGTCTTTCGATGGAGTGAAAGCCTACAATTTCGCCTTGTCCGATGTTAACCAAACAAATAAGTTATACATTAGCGACGGTAGTATGTCTTCTTCACTTTTTCAAAGATATCCTAAACAGATGAGTATTGATGTCCAGTGTCGTTCACTTGATTCTATCGTTAAAGAACTTGGGATCAGGAAAATAGATCTTGTAAAGTTTGATATTGAAGGTGAAGAATATAAGGTATTTCGTTCATTTAAGAATAAGCATGGTACTGATTATCTTATAGGTGAGGTGCACCCGGATTTAATGAAAGCATCTTTAAGACGGTTTTTGTCTTTGTTTCCTGGATATAAACAAAAAATAGTTCCTTTAAACGGTGTACGTAGTTTAGTTCGCCTAACATGCTAA
- a CDS encoding glycosyltransferase family 39 protein, with protein sequence MVKTVTNLLRKTIPGIRSPLFIILLTATLILSYNLNKPFWGHHDWNGVYWGQVAKNFAVNGPFKTSFAMTLNAGPVNNLLEYDYNFHFLPAFALLWALFFKVFGIANWVSRLMAMVFSLGAIAVFYKIAEKFLDRKTAIIASFFWLVTPMFIYFGKMPVHEIPLMFFVLLSFWFYLNKKFWPMFAAITAAELLTWPGFFLVPAIALHAFLTKSWNKKYLLLFITAPALFGIHLLHDHFVTNDFFGGGLREIFLLRTSGVNMVWYVRTLASWSWAYYFLLVPLAAIGLVWKRNRITILFLMYAVIYPLVFRDAASRHDYLLIYFWPFLALSTALVIRPYWLVALLVVVMIAARWNFIMALEDSSLYRESARIGEYAGANTMPTDKVQVVSFDPSVPFDGWFASYYANRPVIYTLDPSEINPSYKTIYYYPGGRISLKGENK encoded by the coding sequence ATGGTGAAAACGGTTACGAATTTGTTAAGAAAAACTATTCCTGGGATAAGGTCGCCGCTGTTTATTATTCTTCTTACAGCCACGCTTATTCTAAGCTACAACCTCAATAAACCTTTCTGGGGACATCATGACTGGAATGGGGTGTATTGGGGACAGGTGGCCAAAAATTTCGCTGTCAACGGTCCGTTTAAAACCTCTTTCGCCATGACCCTCAACGCGGGACCGGTAAACAACCTATTAGAATACGATTATAATTTCCATTTCCTGCCTGCCTTCGCTTTGTTGTGGGCCCTCTTTTTTAAAGTCTTCGGGATAGCCAACTGGGTTTCGCGGCTGATGGCCATGGTTTTCTCGCTGGGGGCAATAGCTGTCTTTTATAAAATTGCCGAGAAATTCTTAGATCGAAAAACGGCAATCATCGCTTCTTTTTTCTGGCTGGTAACTCCAATGTTTATCTATTTTGGAAAAATGCCCGTCCACGAGATTCCTTTGATGTTTTTTGTTCTGCTCTCCTTCTGGTTTTATCTGAACAAAAAATTCTGGCCCATGTTTGCGGCCATTACCGCGGCTGAACTTTTAACCTGGCCGGGATTTTTCCTCGTGCCGGCGATTGCCCTCCATGCTTTTTTGACAAAATCCTGGAATAAAAAATATCTGCTGCTTTTTATTACCGCCCCGGCCCTGTTTGGCATCCACTTACTCCATGACCACTTTGTGACCAACGATTTTTTTGGCGGAGGCTTGCGGGAAATATTTCTGTTAAGAACATCCGGGGTTAATATGGTCTGGTATGTAAGAACTTTGGCCAGCTGGTCGTGGGCTTATTACTTTTTGTTGGTGCCTCTGGCTGCTATTGGCTTGGTTTGGAAAAGAAATAGAATTACTATCTTATTTTTGATGTACGCGGTAATTTATCCCCTGGTTTTTCGCGACGCGGCTTCCCGACATGATTATCTGCTGATCTATTTTTGGCCTTTTCTAGCCTTGTCTACGGCCCTGGTTATCCGGCCTTATTGGCTTGTCGCTTTGCTTGTGGTGGTGATGATTGCCGCGCGTTGGAATTTTATTATGGCCTTGGAAGACAGCAGTTTATACCGCGAGAGCGCGAGGATTGGGGAATATGCCGGAGCCAACACAATGCCGACGGACAAAGTGCAAGTTGTCAGTTTTGACCCCAGCGTTCCCTTCGACGGCTGGTTTGCCTCCTATTACGCCAACCGGCCGGTGATTTATACTCTTGACCCAAGCGAGATAAATCCGTCGTATAAGACCATCTATTACTATCCCGGAGGAAGAATTTCCCTAAAAGGAGAAAACAAATGA
- a CDS encoding glycosyltransferase family 4 protein — MKLLAIGGGFDPKKIGGAEAHFVEVLKRIAPSFEKVTLINEISYPKIPNLSWLTYSIFVIPEVLKEKFDIIWLKQEYLCWAGLFLKLLTRKPVYVTCQNPNLATEEWVGKGRAAQVFQKYLGPMFNTVLMFPLRYMDTVAAVSSYSAGLAKKYGAKKVVIIPNGVDTAKFQVQNSQSQKNSKIKIITTSSLIPRNGIDTLIEACGDLDIPFELTVAGEGPQRRELENLVTKLGLTDKIVFLGRVDSEKIPQLLAKSDLFVRPSRFEGFGNSFIEAMAAGIPVIGTPVGGIIDFLDNNKTGLLVTPDDPTGLAQAIEKIYKDSKLREKLVRNARMLVAEKYDWGNISRKVEEHLIQLA; from the coding sequence ATGAAGCTTCTGGCAATTGGCGGAGGTTTCGATCCAAAAAAAATTGGCGGCGCCGAGGCGCATTTCGTTGAAGTTTTAAAACGGATAGCTCCAAGTTTTGAGAAGGTAACACTAATAAACGAAATCTCTTACCCGAAAATTCCCAATCTTAGCTGGCTGACGTACTCAATTTTTGTTATCCCCGAGGTTTTAAAGGAAAAGTTTGACATCATCTGGTTAAAACAGGAATATTTGTGTTGGGCCGGTTTATTTCTAAAACTTTTAACGCGAAAACCGGTCTATGTCACCTGCCAGAACCCAAACCTGGCCACGGAAGAATGGGTGGGCAAAGGGCGGGCGGCCCAAGTCTTTCAGAAATATTTAGGCCCGATGTTTAATACCGTGCTGATGTTTCCGCTAAGATACATGGATACTGTCGCTGCGGTCAGCAGCTATAGCGCCGGTTTAGCAAAAAAATACGGTGCCAAAAAAGTGGTGATAATACCTAATGGTGTAGACACTGCCAAGTTTCAAGTTCAAAATTCCCAATCTCAAAAAAATTCAAAAATCAAAATTATTACAACGTCATCATTGATACCGCGTAATGGCATTGACACCCTGATTGAAGCCTGCGGGGACCTGGATATACCTTTTGAATTAACTGTTGCCGGCGAAGGACCGCAAAGACGGGAGCTGGAAAATTTAGTAACTAAACTAGGCCTAACCGATAAAATAGTTTTTCTGGGCCGCGTTGATTCGGAGAAGATCCCGCAATTATTGGCTAAGAGTGATTTGTTTGTTCGACCATCCCGTTTTGAGGGTTTCGGGAATTCTTTTATTGAAGCGATGGCGGCCGGGATACCGGTAATCGGCACCCCGGTTGGAGGGATAATCGATTTCCTTGATAACAATAAGACTGGTTTATTGGTAACTCCCGACGATCCCACTGGGTTGGCCCAAGCAATAGAGAAAATATATAAAGACTCCAAGTTACGCGAGAAATTAGTCAGAAACGCCAGAATGCTGGTAGCAGAAAAATACGATTGGGGCAACATCTCCCGGAAAGTCGAAGAGCATTTAATACAACTAGCCTGA
- a CDS encoding glycosyltransferase family 39 protein, with amino-acid sequence MTPILLFFVYLFSGYPLSLLLLDNPKSWAERIFSSIGLSLLLTYPAGFLNVLREGQSAAAIFGPHLSGDLMMLVGLHLLAWLLVFFVKKKETLKLNLKINWLVVIPILVSVFFSFYQLNRADLNSDEYDLGYQAYNLVDGIFAGRKAYVLSFSAHPPLTMYIQHFTMQILEPHGLDLLSDWMYRAAPAMLGVITVGVTYYLILEIAEDQKLAFLGALLLAVNNYHVFLSRIFQREMFLGFYLVLFLYFYTRHLKTKKNEYLILSSIFLGGAMLVKAVAVIFVPVALLFTKFRARFLTIFLLMFLPVIVYNLGAYLSTGYMDIFFSRIFHTPTNPGASMVQFSPLQNVYNFLSILTDQYGLILFLAFAVSLVLKPNKFILTLIFVTTAFFLSNGIRVYYLYFLTVPLIVTLVFSFKRFWLLLAVLICYSAIYTGSTFFNTSFKVSERFTETYPPPLANLRRNFSLTTRGFLEDRGWKSLQANLTAAYTNRSCLNVDLNNHPLQLRRYLGLNDKIKEFYLGTAYKSKYSLCSARPGVTDQWRIVVSDLSVNYERSNN; translated from the coding sequence ATGACACCGATACTTTTATTTTTTGTTTACTTATTTTCCGGCTACCCGTTAAGTCTTTTACTTTTAGATAACCCCAAATCTTGGGCGGAAAGGATTTTCAGCTCTATTGGTCTAAGTCTTCTTTTGACTTATCCGGCAGGATTTTTAAATGTCTTACGGGAGGGCCAGAGTGCGGCAGCGATTTTTGGTCCACATTTGTCAGGAGATCTGATGATGCTTGTTGGCTTACATCTTTTAGCCTGGTTGTTAGTTTTCTTCGTTAAAAAGAAAGAGACTCTCAAACTGAACTTAAAGATTAACTGGCTAGTAGTTATTCCAATTTTAGTTTCGGTTTTCTTTTCTTTTTACCAGCTTAACCGTGCGGATTTAAATAGTGATGAGTACGATCTCGGTTATCAAGCTTATAACCTTGTAGACGGTATTTTTGCCGGGAGGAAAGCGTATGTTTTATCTTTTTCAGCTCATCCACCCTTAACAATGTATATCCAGCACTTTACTATGCAAATTCTAGAACCACATGGATTGGATCTTTTATCTGACTGGATGTATCGTGCTGCCCCGGCAATGTTAGGGGTCATTACTGTTGGAGTAACTTATTATTTAATTTTAGAGATTGCAGAAGACCAAAAATTAGCATTTTTAGGTGCACTTTTGTTAGCCGTAAACAATTATCACGTTTTTCTAAGCAGAATTTTCCAACGGGAAATGTTTTTAGGTTTTTATCTAGTTTTGTTTCTTTACTTCTATACCCGGCATTTAAAAACAAAGAAAAATGAGTATCTTATTTTAAGTTCAATTTTTTTGGGAGGAGCAATGTTAGTAAAGGCAGTGGCGGTTATTTTTGTTCCGGTTGCTCTGCTTTTTACCAAGTTTCGGGCAAGGTTTCTGACAATTTTTTTACTGATGTTTCTTCCAGTAATTGTTTACAATCTTGGCGCTTATCTTTCTACAGGTTACATGGATATATTTTTTTCAAGGATCTTTCACACGCCAACGAATCCAGGAGCTTCGATGGTGCAATTCTCACCATTGCAGAATGTTTATAATTTTTTGTCGATTCTTACTGACCAGTATGGGCTCATTCTGTTTTTAGCCTTTGCTGTAAGTCTAGTTTTGAAACCAAACAAATTTATTCTCACGTTAATATTTGTAACTACGGCTTTTTTTCTCTCCAACGGTATAAGGGTTTATTATCTTTATTTTTTAACTGTTCCGTTAATTGTAACTCTGGTTTTTAGTTTCAAAAGATTTTGGCTATTGCTTGCTGTTTTAATTTGTTATTCAGCAATTTATACCGGCTCTACATTCTTTAACACTAGTTTTAAAGTTAGTGAACGCTTTACAGAAACTTATCCTCCCCCGTTGGCTAATCTTAGGCGGAATTTTTCCCTAACAACCAGGGGCTTTCTTGAAGATCGGGGCTGGAAAAGTTTGCAAGCCAATTTGACAGCGGCTTATACGAACCGAAGCTGCCTTAACGTGGATTTAAACAATCACCCCTTACAACTCCGGCGTTATCTTGGACTAAATGATAAAATCAAGGAGTTCTATTTAGGGACAGCATATAAGTCAAAGTATAGCTTATGTTCCGCCCGTCCGGGGGTAACGGATCAATGGCGGATAGTTGTTTCTGATCTTAGTGTTAACTATGAACGTTCTAACAATTAG
- a CDS encoding glycosyltransferase family 4 protein: MNVLTISLDKCLFDPTSDVFRRHQFYASALSGLTVIVFTLEKENKRAVSRRNLKIIPTNSTNKFSYVLDTLKIVRDIDTKFDLISAQDPFATGVAGILVKRFLKYPLNIQIHSEFFNSRYFREESLFNRFLYYLGLLVLTQADSVRARNNHIRDDIKRRYPGLKNKIGYVGVRINEEFLRPVKKAKRQKDLIVTVGRIAKQKNFPSLVEAVNIARKQIPNIELWIVGDGEERKNIGDGANVLGWKKPDEIKKIVEKASLFALSSNHEGWALVCLEALARGTPVIMTNTGCAGEIVIQNKTGYVVPVGNVKKMAEGIVEILRHPQKYQKMALAGRKLVLIDGELEKIKKDMLSMYKLTIHDTNYN; this comes from the coding sequence ATGAACGTTCTAACAATTAGTCTGGATAAATGTTTATTTGACCCCACCTCTGATGTCTTCCGACGGCACCAATTTTATGCTTCCGCTCTTTCCGGTTTAACGGTCATTGTTTTTACTTTGGAGAAAGAAAATAAAAGAGCCGTTAGCCGGAGGAATTTAAAAATAATCCCCACAAACAGTACAAATAAATTTAGTTATGTTCTGGATACCCTAAAAATTGTCCGGGATATCGATACAAAATTTGATTTAATCAGCGCCCAGGATCCGTTTGCTACCGGGGTTGCCGGGATTTTAGTTAAACGGTTTCTCAAGTATCCTTTGAATATTCAAATCCATAGCGAGTTTTTTAACAGCCGGTATTTTAGGGAAGAGTCGCTGTTTAACCGCTTTCTCTATTATTTGGGATTACTGGTTTTGACTCAGGCAGACAGCGTCAGAGCAAGGAACAACCACATTCGCGATGATATTAAACGCAGGTATCCGGGTTTGAAGAATAAGATTGGCTATGTTGGCGTAAGAATCAACGAAGAGTTTCTCAGACCGGTAAAAAAAGCTAAACGCCAGAAAGATCTAATTGTTACAGTTGGCCGGATAGCTAAACAGAAAAATTTTCCGTCATTAGTAGAGGCGGTCAATATAGCCAGAAAGCAAATACCTAATATAGAATTATGGATTGTGGGGGATGGAGAAGAGCGGAAAAATATCGGAGATGGGGCAAATGTCTTAGGCTGGAAGAAGCCGGATGAAATTAAAAAAATAGTGGAGAAAGCTTCTTTATTTGCTCTTTCCAGTAATCATGAAGGCTGGGCGTTGGTTTGTTTAGAGGCTCTGGCCCGGGGAACGCCGGTAATAATGACCAATACCGGTTGCGCCGGCGAGATTGTGATTCAGAACAAAACCGGCTATGTGGTTCCGGTGGGTAATGTTAAAAAAATGGCTGAAGGAATCGTGGAAATTTTGCGTCACCCGCAAAAATATCAAAAAATGGCGTTAGCGGGAAGAAAACTTGTCTTAATTGATGGTGAATTAGAAAAAATCAAAAAAGACATGCTCTCAATGTATAAGTTGACGATTCATGACACTAACTACAATTAG